The Thioalkalivibrio sulfidiphilus HL-EbGr7 genome includes a window with the following:
- a CDS encoding GNAT family N-acetyltransferase has protein sequence MANPRPKRQTLSFRPLQESDFAALPRLTVDEAEAALVYWECSEPGKACAVRDLLRSRQDVTVAELQGRVVALGALYEVEESRQGYLGPLVVDPDLRNHGVGSELMEHLLDIAFRKYRLREVRVRLLGENEDGIMLCSEMGFLPYSNEEHLGFDGRRHVVVQMRINRKQLEDLD, from the coding sequence ATGGCGAATCCCCGCCCCAAGCGGCAGACCCTGAGCTTCCGTCCCCTGCAGGAATCCGACTTCGCGGCCCTGCCACGGCTTACCGTGGACGAGGCCGAGGCCGCGCTCGTCTACTGGGAATGCAGCGAGCCCGGCAAGGCCTGTGCAGTGCGTGATCTTTTGCGTTCCCGGCAGGACGTCACCGTGGCGGAGTTACAGGGCCGGGTGGTGGCGCTGGGTGCCCTCTACGAGGTGGAGGAAAGCCGCCAGGGCTACCTGGGTCCGCTGGTGGTGGACCCGGATTTGCGCAACCACGGCGTGGGCAGCGAACTCATGGAGCATCTGCTGGACATCGCCTTTCGCAAGTATCGGCTGCGCGAGGTCCGGGTGCGCCTGCTGGGCGAGAACGAGGATGGCATCATGCTGTGCTCGGAGATGGGCTTCCTGCCCTACAGCAACGAGGAACACCTGGGCTTTGACGGGCGCAGGCACGTGGTCGTGCAGATGCGCATCAATCGCAAGCAACTGGAAGACCTGGACTGA
- a CDS encoding DNA recombination protein RmuC yields the protein MDTTLIIVSLIALATGALLGYGIAHLRAQRLVAVLQAELDAERRRGEERAAAFEESRRQMADSFSAMANQALHQNNEAFLRLAQEQLKAFQVQASAELTQKEKSFEGLVKPIRETLEKTEAQIRAMEQARESAFGSLTQHLRIMAEGQQRLQNETHNLARALSRPTVRGQWGEMTLKRLAELAGMVEHCDFQEQTHRATEDGAMRPDMIVRMPDARELVVDAKTPLDAYLAAVDAPDDKHREQHLKTHARKLRERMRELSSKAYWTQFKESPDFVILFIPGDQFLSAALEHDPALLEDALSNRVILATPSSLVALLRAVAYGWRQQAVAENAEKIRELGEELYKRLATFTEHLGRIGKSLGSSVDHYNKAVGSLERSVMPGARRFAELGIQARKQMEEPVPLEQAPRPPIQEEDNGS from the coding sequence TTGGACACGACCCTGATCATCGTCAGCCTGATTGCCCTCGCCACCGGTGCGCTGCTCGGTTACGGCATCGCGCACCTGCGGGCCCAGCGGCTGGTGGCGGTGCTGCAGGCGGAACTGGACGCCGAGCGGCGCCGGGGCGAGGAACGGGCCGCGGCCTTCGAGGAGTCCCGCCGGCAGATGGCCGACAGTTTCTCCGCCATGGCCAACCAGGCCCTGCACCAGAACAACGAGGCCTTCCTGCGGCTTGCCCAGGAACAGCTCAAGGCCTTCCAGGTGCAGGCCAGTGCCGAACTCACCCAGAAGGAGAAGTCCTTCGAGGGGCTGGTTAAACCCATCCGCGAGACCCTGGAGAAGACCGAGGCCCAGATCCGCGCCATGGAGCAGGCCCGGGAGTCGGCCTTCGGTTCCCTGACCCAGCACCTGCGCATCATGGCCGAGGGTCAGCAGCGGCTGCAGAACGAGACCCACAACCTGGCCCGGGCCCTGTCACGTCCCACGGTGCGCGGCCAGTGGGGCGAGATGACCCTCAAGCGCCTGGCGGAACTGGCGGGCATGGTGGAGCACTGCGATTTCCAGGAGCAGACCCACCGGGCCACCGAGGACGGTGCCATGCGCCCGGACATGATCGTGCGCATGCCCGATGCACGTGAACTGGTGGTGGACGCCAAGACCCCGCTGGATGCCTACCTGGCGGCGGTGGACGCCCCGGACGACAAGCACCGGGAACAGCATCTGAAGACCCACGCGCGCAAGCTGCGCGAGCGCATGCGTGAACTCTCCAGCAAGGCCTACTGGACCCAGTTCAAGGAATCGCCGGACTTCGTCATCCTGTTCATCCCCGGTGACCAGTTCCTGTCCGCTGCGCTGGAACACGACCCGGCCCTGCTGGAGGACGCCCTGTCCAACCGGGTGATCCTCGCGACACCCAGCAGCCTGGTGGCGCTGCTGCGCGCGGTGGCCTACGGCTGGCGCCAGCAGGCGGTGGCGGAGAATGCCGAGAAGATCCGCGAGCTGGGCGAGGAACTCTACAAGCGCCTGGCCACGTTCACCGAACACCTCGGCCGCATCGGCAAGAGCCTGGGCAGCAGCGTGGACCACTACAACAAGGCGGTGGGTTCGCTGGAGCGCAGCGTCATGCCCGGGGCGCGGCGTTTCGCCGAACTGGGCATCCAGGCAAGGAAGCAGATGGAAGAGCCCGTGCCGCTGGAACAGGCCCCCAGGCCACCGATCCAGGAAGAGGACAACGGAAGCTAG
- the hpnE gene encoding hydroxysqualene dehydroxylase HpnE produces the protein MRPVDTVVVGAGWSGLAAAVELTRAGREVTVLESAPQAGGRARSVSLGDQTLDNGQHILLGAYGHMLELLGTLDIPEAEVLLRLPLDLSMRAPEHRGLSLSTLYLPAPLHLLGGLLSARGVGFFETLGALPGIRRMLGWDEAEDITVATLLQRCGQPEHLVRGLWAPLCLAALNTPLETASARLFTRVLNLAFTGHRRHCDLLIPRVDLDRVLAEPARRYLEARGSRLLTGHRVTALEALDGGGLRVRMRDLAVEARHVVLATPAGVTAALCTGLPGLKDVVLGLEHLGHEPICTVYLRYPPEVRLPMPMVGVLDLTAQWIFDRRHTGNPGVMAVVISGPGPHMELDNDALTRQVAAELALLYPDWPAAGETWVVREKRATFQAAAGCEAHRPSMRTALPGLWLAGDHVQNGLPSTLEGAVINGLQCARAILASHPVT, from the coding sequence ATGAGGCCCGTGGATACCGTGGTGGTGGGCGCCGGCTGGTCGGGACTGGCCGCCGCCGTGGAGCTGACCCGGGCAGGCCGCGAGGTGACCGTGCTGGAATCCGCGCCCCAGGCCGGCGGGCGGGCGCGCAGCGTGAGCCTCGGTGACCAGACCCTGGACAACGGCCAGCACATCCTGCTGGGCGCCTACGGCCATATGCTGGAACTGCTGGGCACGCTGGACATCCCGGAGGCCGAGGTCCTGCTGCGCCTGCCTCTGGACCTGAGCATGCGCGCCCCGGAACACCGCGGCCTGTCCCTGTCCACCCTGTACCTGCCGGCTCCCCTGCACCTGCTGGGCGGACTGCTCTCCGCCCGGGGTGTGGGCTTCTTCGAGACCCTGGGCGCCCTGCCCGGCATCCGACGCATGCTGGGCTGGGACGAGGCCGAGGACATCACGGTCGCCACCCTGTTGCAGCGCTGCGGCCAGCCCGAGCACCTGGTCCGCGGACTCTGGGCGCCCCTGTGCTTGGCGGCCCTCAATACCCCGCTGGAAACGGCCTCGGCGCGCTTGTTCACCCGGGTGCTCAACCTGGCCTTCACCGGCCATCGCCGTCACTGCGACCTGCTGATCCCCCGGGTGGATCTCGACCGGGTGCTGGCGGAACCGGCGCGGCGTTATCTGGAGGCCCGGGGCAGCCGCCTGCTCACCGGCCACCGGGTCACGGCCCTGGAAGCCCTCGATGGCGGCGGCTTGCGGGTGCGCATGCGGGATCTGGCCGTGGAGGCACGGCACGTGGTGCTGGCCACCCCCGCCGGGGTGACCGCGGCCCTGTGCACCGGCCTGCCCGGACTCAAGGACGTGGTGCTCGGACTGGAACACCTGGGCCACGAACCCATCTGCACGGTCTACCTGCGCTATCCCCCCGAGGTGCGCCTGCCCATGCCCATGGTGGGCGTGCTGGATCTCACCGCCCAGTGGATCTTCGACCGCCGGCACACCGGCAATCCCGGCGTGATGGCAGTGGTGATCTCGGGTCCCGGTCCCCACATGGAGCTGGACAACGACGCCCTGACCCGTCAGGTGGCCGCGGAACTGGCCCTGCTCTACCCGGACTGGCCCGCCGCCGGCGAGACCTGGGTGGTGCGGGAAAAACGCGCCACCTTCCAGGCCGCTGCCGGCTGCGAGGCGCACCGTCCCTCCATGCGCACGGCCCTGCCCGGCCTGTGGCTGGCCGGGGATCACGTGCAGAACGGCCTGCCCTCCACCCTCGAAGGGGCGGTGATCAATGGCTTACAATGCGCCCGCGCCATCCTCGCCAGCCACCCCGTCACCTGA
- the hpnC gene encoding squalene synthase HpnC, producing MPAPPDREIRRAYAQCIDKARAHYENFPVASRLLPARLRGPVAAIYLFARRADDLADEGSLPAEARLRALDELEQQLLAAAESRLDDDPGFLALAHAIRSHGLPVALFQDLLNAFRQDVNKKRYGDFGELMQYCRLSANPVGRLLLHLVGHTDKRSLAWSDAICSSLQLINFYQDLSQDYHEMGRIYLPQDEMARFGVTERHIAEAISDMSMQRLMHLQFTRADRLLRSGAPLGGVLKGRFGLEIRLITLAGARVLWHLRRQQSNLFSRPRLRLADYAVILRGALFPARAARIATARTP from the coding sequence ATGCCAGCCCCACCCGACCGTGAGATCCGCCGGGCCTATGCCCAGTGTATAGACAAGGCCCGGGCCCATTACGAGAACTTCCCCGTGGCCTCCCGCCTGCTGCCGGCCCGGCTGCGCGGTCCCGTGGCGGCCATCTACCTGTTCGCCCGCCGTGCCGATGACCTGGCCGACGAGGGTTCGCTGCCCGCCGAGGCGCGCCTGCGTGCCCTCGATGAACTGGAGCAGCAGCTGCTGGCCGCCGCGGAGTCCCGGCTGGATGACGATCCTGGCTTCCTGGCCCTGGCCCATGCCATCCGCAGCCATGGGCTTCCTGTCGCCCTGTTCCAGGATCTGCTCAATGCCTTCCGCCAGGACGTGAACAAGAAGCGCTATGGGGACTTCGGCGAACTGATGCAGTACTGCCGGCTGTCCGCCAACCCGGTGGGGCGCCTGCTGCTGCACCTGGTGGGTCACACGGACAAGCGTTCACTGGCCTGGTCCGATGCGATTTGTTCCAGCCTGCAACTGATCAATTTCTACCAGGACCTGAGCCAGGACTATCACGAGATGGGTCGCATCTACCTGCCCCAGGACGAGATGGCCCGCTTTGGCGTCACCGAACGGCACATCGCCGAGGCCATCTCCGACATGAGTATGCAGCGCCTCATGCACCTGCAGTTTACCCGCGCCGATCGGCTGCTGCGTTCCGGTGCGCCCCTGGGCGGGGTGCTCAAGGGTCGCTTCGGTCTGGAGATTCGCCTCATCACCCTGGCCGGTGCCCGGGTGCTCTGGCATCTCAGGCGTCAGCAGTCGAACCTGTTCTCACGGCCCCGTCTGCGCCTGGCCGATTACGCCGTCATCCTGCGCGGTGCCCTGTTCCCGGCGCGCGCCGCCCGCATCGCCACTGCGAGAACACCATGA
- a CDS encoding HAD-IA family hydrolase has protein sequence MDLPYRTILFDLDGTLADTAPDLYAAQALLSRERGREPLPFEAVRNHVSHGSSALVKLAFPEVQGEVFKQLRERFLEIYAQNLFLDTVLFPGMETLLAWIESQGLNWGVVTNKPAFLTDPLMQSLGLAQRAACIVSGDTVDERKPHPMPMWHACELAGSRPVECLYVGDAERDIQAGRAAGMATLIALYGYIDETQRPDEWGASGMIREPREILDWMLGTHEPLPVVEHR, from the coding sequence CTGGACCTGCCGTACCGGACGATCCTGTTCGACCTGGACGGCACCCTGGCCGATACCGCCCCGGACCTCTATGCCGCTCAGGCCCTGCTGTCCCGGGAGCGGGGCCGCGAACCCCTGCCCTTCGAGGCCGTGCGCAACCATGTCTCCCACGGGTCCAGTGCCCTGGTGAAACTCGCCTTCCCCGAGGTCCAGGGGGAGGTGTTCAAGCAACTGCGCGAACGATTCCTGGAGATCTACGCCCAGAACCTGTTTCTGGACACGGTCCTGTTCCCGGGCATGGAGACCCTGCTGGCCTGGATCGAATCCCAGGGGCTGAACTGGGGGGTGGTGACCAACAAACCCGCCTTCCTCACCGATCCCCTGATGCAATCCCTGGGTCTGGCCCAGCGGGCCGCCTGCATCGTCAGCGGCGACACCGTGGATGAACGCAAACCCCATCCCATGCCCATGTGGCACGCCTGCGAACTGGCCGGGTCCCGGCCGGTGGAATGCCTGTACGTGGGCGACGCCGAACGGGACATCCAGGCAGGCCGCGCCGCCGGCATGGCCACCCTGATCGCCCTGTACGGCTACATCGACGAGACCCAGCGCCCGGACGAATGGGGCGCCAGCGGCATGATCCGCGAGCCCCGCGAGATCCTGGACTGGATGCTGGGGACCCATGAGCCGCTGCCGGTTGTGGAGCATCGGTAA
- a CDS encoding DUF2007 domain-containing protein, translating to MKRVFFASDPAAAGFIQGVLENEGIQCMVKNRLLFGASGELPPTECWPEVWVMEDGDEDRAREIIEAVTAAGEEGPGWTCPGCGEQLDPVFTQCWNCGRERS from the coding sequence ATGAAGCGGGTGTTCTTCGCCAGCGACCCGGCCGCCGCGGGCTTCATCCAGGGGGTGCTGGAGAACGAGGGCATCCAGTGCATGGTGAAAAACCGGCTGCTGTTCGGTGCCTCCGGTGAACTGCCGCCGACGGAGTGCTGGCCGGAGGTCTGGGTCATGGAAGACGGGGACGAGGACCGTGCCCGGGAGATCATCGAGGCGGTCACGGCGGCGGGAGAAGAAGGCCCCGGCTGGACCTGCCCGGGCTGCGGCGAACAGCTTGACCCGGTCTTCACCCAGTGCTGGAACTGCGGCCGGGAGCGGAGCTGA
- the hpnD gene encoding presqualene diphosphate synthase HpnD produces the protein MTPEQYCQDKAARSGSSFYYSFLFLPEQQRRAITALYAFCREVDDVVDECQEPDIARRKLDWWREEIARVFAGNPNHPVGKALLPAIERYNLPEEHFREIIDGMQMDLDYDAYPTFTELSLYCYRVASVVGLMAAEIFGYQDRQTTRYAHDLGMAFQLTNILRDVHEDALRGRVYIPMDEMRRFGVEPRELQMPQASEHLKSLFEFQARRARDYYKRAFERLPEVDRPAQRSGIIMAAIYQTLLDEIEADGYRVLERRIRLTPIRKLWIAWRTARQEKRREKRHRKPLKGASS, from the coding sequence ATGACACCGGAACAGTACTGCCAGGACAAGGCCGCGCGCAGCGGGTCCAGCTTTTACTACAGCTTCCTGTTCCTGCCCGAGCAACAGCGCCGGGCCATCACTGCCCTGTACGCCTTCTGCCGAGAGGTGGACGACGTGGTGGATGAATGCCAGGAGCCGGACATCGCGCGCCGAAAACTGGACTGGTGGCGGGAGGAGATCGCTCGGGTGTTTGCCGGCAACCCGAATCACCCGGTGGGCAAGGCCCTGCTGCCGGCCATCGAACGCTACAATCTACCGGAAGAGCATTTCCGGGAGATCATCGACGGCATGCAGATGGATCTGGACTACGACGCCTACCCCACGTTCACGGAGCTGTCCCTGTACTGCTACCGGGTGGCCTCGGTGGTGGGCCTGATGGCCGCGGAGATCTTCGGCTACCAGGACCGCCAGACCACCCGCTACGCCCATGACCTGGGCATGGCCTTCCAGCTCACCAACATCCTGCGCGACGTCCACGAGGACGCCCTGCGCGGCCGGGTCTACATTCCCATGGACGAGATGCGCCGTTTCGGCGTCGAGCCCCGGGAACTGCAGATGCCACAGGCCTCGGAGCACCTCAAGTCCCTGTTTGAGTTCCAGGCCCGGCGGGCACGGGACTATTACAAACGCGCCTTCGAGCGCCTGCCCGAGGTGGACCGCCCCGCCCAGCGCAGCGGCATCATCATGGCGGCCATCTACCAGACCCTGCTGGATGAGATCGAGGCCGATGGCTACCGGGTCCTGGAGCGACGCATCCGGCTCACGCCGATCCGCAAGCTGTGGATCGCCTGGCGCACGGCGCGCCAGGAAAAGCGCCGTGAAAAGCGTCACCGGAAACCGCTAAAGGGCGCGTCATCATGA
- the ubiG gene encoding bifunctional 2-polyprenyl-6-hydroxyphenol methylase/3-demethylubiquinol 3-O-methyltransferase UbiG, whose protein sequence is MPNNPAPNVDPREVSKFDDLAHRWWDPEGEFKPLHEINPLRLDYVERRAPLAGARVLDVGCGGGILAESMARRGATVTGIDMASGPLEVARMHLLESGLEVDYRQMPVEQLAEEMPGAFDVVTCMEMLEHVPDPASVVAACARLVKPGGHVFFSTINRNPRAFLFAIVGAEYLLRLLPRGTHEYARFIKPSELNRWVRAAGLESRHVGGLSYNPLTREYRLDDDVQVNYLMHTTRES, encoded by the coding sequence ATGCCTAACAATCCCGCCCCCAACGTGGATCCACGTGAGGTATCCAAGTTCGACGACCTGGCTCACCGCTGGTGGGACCCGGAAGGCGAGTTCAAGCCCCTGCACGAGATCAATCCCCTGCGCCTGGACTACGTGGAGCGCCGCGCGCCCCTGGCCGGCGCCCGGGTGCTGGACGTGGGTTGCGGCGGCGGCATCCTGGCTGAATCCATGGCCCGGCGCGGCGCCACGGTGACCGGCATCGACATGGCCTCGGGCCCGCTGGAGGTGGCACGCATGCACCTGCTGGAATCGGGGCTCGAGGTGGACTACCGGCAGATGCCGGTGGAACAGCTGGCCGAGGAGATGCCCGGTGCCTTCGACGTGGTCACCTGCATGGAGATGCTGGAGCATGTGCCGGACCCCGCCTCGGTGGTGGCCGCCTGTGCCCGCCTGGTGAAGCCCGGCGGACACGTGTTCTTCTCCACCATCAACCGCAATCCCAGGGCCTTCCTGTTCGCCATCGTGGGGGCCGAATACCTGCTGCGCCTGCTGCCCCGGGGCACCCACGAGTACGCCCGCTTCATCAAGCCCTCGGAGCTGAATCGCTGGGTGCGCGCCGCCGGTCTCGAGTCCCGGCATGTGGGCGGCCTGAGCTACAACCCGCTCACCCGGGAATACCGCCTGGATGACGACGTGCAGGTGAACTACCTCATGCACACCACGAGGGAATCGTGA
- a CDS encoding SDR family NAD(P)-dependent oxidoreductase has product MTPEELLAYQPAPDLLRDRVILVTGAGMGIGRALSLACAGLGATVILLDKEIRALEAVYDEIEKAGGTQPAIYPMNLEGATAKDHEDLAQNVEKELGRLDGLVHNAGWIGGFTPLKLYDVELWSRVITANLHAPFLLTRAVLPLLEAAGDPAVVFSAHESAKAYWGAFGVAKAGQEAMLKILAAEYQGERFMRVNGVDSGPLRTQMRVQHYPGENPNKNPKPESVIAPYLYFLGPDAGRTTGEIVRLEGKVTVE; this is encoded by the coding sequence ATGACCCCAGAAGAACTGCTCGCCTATCAGCCCGCCCCCGACCTGCTCAGGGACCGGGTGATCCTCGTTACCGGCGCCGGCATGGGCATCGGCCGCGCCCTGTCCCTGGCCTGCGCGGGACTGGGGGCCACGGTGATCCTGCTGGACAAGGAGATCCGTGCCCTGGAGGCGGTCTATGACGAGATCGAGAAGGCGGGTGGCACGCAGCCGGCCATCTACCCCATGAACCTGGAAGGCGCCACCGCCAAGGACCACGAGGATCTGGCGCAGAACGTGGAAAAGGAACTGGGCCGACTGGACGGGCTGGTGCACAACGCCGGCTGGATCGGCGGCTTCACCCCGCTCAAGCTCTACGACGTGGAACTCTGGTCACGGGTGATCACCGCCAACCTGCACGCCCCCTTCCTGCTCACCCGGGCGGTGCTGCCGCTGCTGGAGGCGGCCGGGGATCCTGCGGTGGTGTTCTCCGCCCACGAGAGTGCAAAGGCCTACTGGGGCGCCTTCGGCGTGGCCAAGGCGGGCCAGGAGGCGATGCTGAAGATCCTCGCCGCCGAGTACCAGGGCGAGCGCTTCATGCGTGTCAACGGCGTGGACTCCGGCCCCCTGCGCACCCAGATGCGCGTGCAGCACTATCCGGGCGAAAACCCCAACAAGAATCCGAAACCGGAGAGCGTCATCGCCCCCTACCTGTATTTCCTCGGCCCCGACGCCGGCCGCACCACGGGCGAGATCGTGCGGCTGGAGGGCAAGGTAACGGTCGAGTGA